From the genome of Medicago truncatula cultivar Jemalong A17 chromosome 2, MtrunA17r5.0-ANR, whole genome shotgun sequence:
AAGGCGTCTACTTCAGCAGGAACCGCGGAACAAAAATTAggtaattttattgttgtggttgtttctttcattttctttgctAGGAACAAGATTCAATCCCACATCAAGTACATGTAACTTTGCCAAAAATTTATTCACACAGTTTCTCCTTAAGAGCAAGTAAACCAAAACATTTTTAAGAAACAGTTTCTCTGCCTTAATGCTTTTTTGCACTATTTCATTGGTACAGCCTTAAGCTTGTTAGACTTGCATTCTTAAGCATATGTTCCCCCCTTCACTTCAtcattaaacaatattgatttttttatttacggAGGCTTTTGTTTCTTATAGAGAAATGAACTAATGATGCATGCACAATCAAATATTTCACACCTCATACTACCTTTTCTTTAGTCCATTGTATAACAATACCGTAAATTTATTTCTAAAGGCTCTTAGATTACGCAAAATCTCTTCcaaatttttgtgaaaatatgatTATGAATCACATACAACTTTGTCACTCTGTCTTAAAAATGTTGTAACTCTCCctttctctcactctctctatattaatacttaattgTTGGAGTATCATCTGTGAATGTAGATGGATGTATGCATCCTGGATCATTTGGAGGCATTTGTATACATTGTGGGCAAAAGGTGGATGGGGAATCTGGTGTGTCATTTGGGTATATACATAAggtacaatttttttctaatgaTTATCTTGCGGGGTACTAATAACATAGATTTGGATAGTTGTTGTTGCCACATGTCGCTATTTCAATTgatcaaattgaaatatttgtttaaaagCTGATTCCTGATTCAGTGATCATGCCCAACAAGTATTCCTGATATATAAGCATACAGCTGAATGGTTGGTTAAGGATGGCAATAGGTAGTGTCGGTCCTCGTACATGCTAACCGCATTGCAACAAAGAAGTTCCATAAGTAAATATAAACATTGAGCCTATAAAAGTACACCACAATAAGGCAttacaaattaaatttgttcTTGTGTTCAAATCTTTGAATCGAATCCATAACACGGaattaactaaattttaagTCATGAATGAAGTCATAAGACCCTGTTTGAGTAAGTTtgttctacaattttttttatgacatcCTCATATTTCAAGTCATAAGACCCATATTTTTCACCAAGACCACTCGAGCAAGGTGCTGTTATTGATGAGGGAGAATAATTTGGTAGCCAACTAGAATTAGGATTAAGGATTTGATGAGCTCAGGTCATTGTTGTAAGTCAGAATTGGGACACTCTAGAATTTAGCACTATTGATTCAAACAAATTTCATATAATAtcatttaaattcttttttgtcTTTACCTTTGAATTCTTGTTGTATCCTATCATATACACAACCCAACTATTTATTCTGCATAATTTATCCAAGCAACAAATTATTAAATATGGAAATTTTTGTAtgttcagggactaaaacttGATGATAAGGAAATTTCTAGAGTGCGCAGCAGAGACGTGAAGAATTTATTAAATCGTAGAAAGCTTTGCTTGGTTCTGGACTTAGATCACACACTGCTAAATACCACTTCCCTTCATCGTTTGAGCCCAGAAGAAATGCATTTAAAAACCCATACAGATTCTCTAGAAGGTAATATGCCAACCGATGCACCTTTTCTTTTCGTAATTGTCATCATTAGTATTTATTAGAAGTTTTGATTTAATGCATTTcctcatcatttttgtttttatgacgTTAAAGTTCATCTATTTTTTCATTGTAACTTACTGTCATAGAGCATGAGACCTcgatcttattatttttttcatcttttgctGAAAGGCTGAAATGCTGGCATTATACAGCTTTCTTGGTTTGCAGTTGTGTCTGTTAAATGCTTTTGGAAAGTTTGCAACAAGCTTTATGCATTCTTTGTTTTCGATTACACTGAAAAATTTGCAGAATAAACATTCGTTCGTGTTCTTTGGTTGCTAAAAGACAGATATCATTGTATTATTCTGCATTTGCAAGTACCATGCTGCACATCATCACATAGAACATCATAAGTTATATATAGAGTAGATTCATCTCCTCAAAATTACATCTCCTCCTATATCGACAATAAGTTTTTAAATAGATTGAAATACTTACTCAAATTCTTACATTTTAGTAAAATTAGGgtatttcaaactcatttatATGTTTCATCATCATGAGTGCATTTTCTTACTACTCTTTCTTGATTTCACCTGATGTTCTGGGTTTTTATGGCTTTCTTTCTGAACTTGTATACGATGAAACAATAGATATCTCTAAAGGTAGCCTCTTCATGTTGGAGCATGTGCAAGTAATGACCAAGTTGAGGCCCTTTGTCCGCACATTTCTTAAAGAAGCAAGTGAAATGTTTGAAATGTACATCTACACCATGGGTGATCGGCGGTACTCGTTAGAGATGGCCAGGCTGCTTGATCCTCAAGGGGAATACTTCAAAGATAAGGTAATTTCTCGAGATGATGGGACTCAAAAGAACGTGAAAGATCTGGATCTTGTGTTGGGGACAGAAAATTCTATCTTAATTCTTGATGACAAAGAAGAGGTGAGTGCATGTCAGTACTCATTAGAATAGTTGCTGATAGTTAATTTATGTGGATGATAATCTcataatatttttccttttaccTATATGTATGAACAAATTAAACACAGTTCTATAATCAAATAAATCTACAATCATATGAATATAGCCTTGAAAAACTAATAGCCATTCTACCACTCTTagttcttgtaaacatcaaatgcaaatgaaagaaaaactaaattattaATTCCTATGCCCGCCCTATCTCTCATTTCGAAGTTCAATTTTTAGGttcatatcaatttttattaactactactactactagcATATCCGATTCTTGTCTTTCTTGCGTGAGGGTTTTAATGTAGTAGTTTTTCCTGATTATTGGTTAACttggtgtttttattttaatacttttttcgAATTATATGAATCATTCCTCTAAAGTTTATTCTCTATAGACGAAGTTCATAGATTCAAATGTGCAAAAGATCTATCCATTTAATGATTCATATGTCATTGTTTATCATTTGAGAATCAATAAACCAAAGTCACCTCCTTTATTGAGATGTATGAAAATGTTGTAGGTATGGCCGAAGTACAGAGATAATCTGATATTGATGGAGAGataccactttttcaattcaagTTGTCAGGACTTCGGCCTCCAATGCAAATCACTTGCTGCATTGAATATTGATGAGAATGAAACTGATGGTGCGCTTGCCAAAATACTCGAAGTGCTAAGACAGATCAACTACAAATTCTTCGATGTATGTCAGATAAGTTGTtgataaaaaatttgttgtatttGATATGTTGCTAAAACTGTGTTGTGGGGATTTGTAGGAACTTCAAGGAGATCTTGTTGATCGAGATGTGAGGCAGGTAGTTAGTTATCTTGTTATTCATCTTTCTTCTGGTTTGTGCATTTTGCTGATGGAAATATAAGTTAATTTGTCATCCTAGTGTCATATTCTGATAATGTTATGTTATACTTGCAATCAATTCTTGTTTTCCAGGTTTTGTCATCATTTCGAGGTGAAGTCTTAAGAGGATGTGTGATCGTTTTCAGCCTTAATTTTCGTGGTGACTTGCGAATACTCAGGAGGATAGCAGAGAGGTTAGGAGCTACTTGTTTGAAAAAACTTGACCCCACTGTGACACATGTAATTGGTACAGATTTTGTAACTAAGGAGTCCCGGTGGGCCGTGCAAGAGAAGAAGTTTTTGGTTAATCGTCGTTGGCTAGAGGCTGCAAATTTCTTTTTGCAAAAGCAGCCTGAGGAGAACTTTCTTTGTCAAAATACACTAGTTTCTGGTAATTAGTTAAAGAGTTCTGTTACAAGGATTTTGTGTTTGTGAAGATCGATGTGGAAGGAACTGAGTTTCATTTGATACGTAGGTCTCACTGATGTTTGGATTTTCTTACTTCACTCAGGAATATTGGAGTTTAGGATTTACTCAGTATAGAGAAAGCCATTATTTGTGACATTTTGTTGTTCTCAAAAGTTTAGGATTTTATACTTCCTATGTTTCTgttgttaaatgtttttttaaacatcaagaaaaacaataaataattgCTTGAATGAAACAACTTTATTAAATTGCCTTGCTTATGTAGAATATAGTGCAACAACAATACATGTAATGTTACATTTAAGGGAAGATTGAATTAATTGTGGCTTTTGTCCTATAATGAGCGACAATTTTGATCGTTTCAGTAAATTATCCCTTATTGATCTTGTGCTGTTGTAATCTCATTACCATAAAAACATAGTGGATTACAAGCTTAACTATAGTTAGTTACTAGACTGTGCAATTACTTGTTAGACAGGTAATTGTCATAGTTAATTATCTAATTACACTTCCCAAAGTTCATCACCAACTCCAACTAGAACTATAGCAAGTGGATATTTACTGTATCGTAAATAAAGAATGAAAGTTATGAAGTACTTTAAAAACAGAACAATAAGAACAGAAAAAAGAGTTTCATAATAGTCCTAAATAATGAAAGTTATGTTCATGTTTTCTAAATGAAATTTAGTCCATCAAATTGACTTCTTTTCTTGAGGACTGAGTCTACACtttttttaaccttaaaatCCAACAAATTCATATGAATTGACAATCACATGCAAAGAgttgaagaaattaattaattcagtCATGGAattggcctagtggtattgtTATCGGAATTTCGATGGGGAGGAAGAAGAAGCGCGTTGCTTCAAAGGTCTGGTGTTATTACTGCGATCATGAATTCGATGACGAGAAGATCTTGGTTCAGCATCAGAAAGCCAAGCACTTTAACTGTCATGTTTGTCATAAGAAGCTTTCCACTGCTGGTGGCATGTCTATTCACGTTCTTCAGGTCCACAGAAAACGTCACCAAGTATACTCTCAACTATGTCTATTGCAGCCTCAATCATTGGTACTTCACTGGTAATTCAGATGTATAGTTTCAAGTTTGGAACTATATTTTTGTAGCAAATTAAAACTTCCTCAAAGCCATGGCAAGGTGAGTGATCACTATGAAAGCTGAATACTCCTAGATCATGTGTGTTAGCTGTATGATGAATGGTAAAATTTGAGCATTAGTTGAATTggaaaaactattatttatactCTAAGGATTAATATGGCCTTCTCATAGGGGTTCTATCACCAATTCCATGCAGGCTTCTCTTGTTAAATGAGACTTTGCCTTCATAAGCGaacaatttgaaaaagaaaaataagttaaagcCAAAATTgtaatcaatgttttaaaattcaaaCGATGGAACCAATAATTGACACTGTGTTTACGCTCcagttataattaatttgaacGTTTCAATTGAGGCCTCATCCTAATTCGAGCAGTTTAAAACAGTTGAACCATGACCTCGAAAAATCTCGTCAGTTTgatgttgatttgatttttataccATTGATTATAACCAAAGCTCTGtaacatttataaaataagGATTAAGGATTATTGGCCGTTGGGAGTATTTGTTGGACTTAATAATCTCCGGAAAACAGTCATTTTTGAGGCAGTATTGATATATGATGAAACGATACCTTTTTAGTGGTTATTTGAAACTCTTCTCCAACCAACCAATGGAGAAAAGCCTAAAACCATTATATCAGATCAAGATGCCAAAATGTCAAAGGCTATTTCTTTAATTAGTGATTCCAGAAACATTTCATGGATTGTGCACTTTACATATAAGACAGAACGATCTAAGGCATGTGAACCATCTATATCAAGAGAGTTCAcatttttgtttagattttgaaAGAGGCATAGATCTACATGAAAAGGGAGATGAATTTTTGAATGCATGGAACTCTTTACTTGTTGAGCATAATGTTATGGAAGGTTTGTGGTTGCATATGATTTTtcaattgaaggaaaaaatggGCATGGCATGTGTTCGGAAAACATTCACCGAAGGTATGAGATCTGAATCAAGACATAAGCTTCCTagattgaaaatgaagaaggCTCGTATGCTCGTCCAATCCGGAAATGTTTACACTCCCAAAACATTAGAGGAATTCTTATGATTGTCATAAATTTGAGACACATGGCCATCTTATGTAGTCATGCTTTGAAACTTTTGGATGTCATGAATATTAAGTTAATTCATGAACACTATATACTAAAGCGATGAACAAGAGATGCAAGGTTGGGAAGTAAATAAAGATTGGAAAGTGATGCATGTTGAATCAGACACGAAAGCCCATTTCATGAAGCGATACAGTGAGTTGTGTCCTTGAATGATTAAATAGACCAACGAAGCTTCAAAAACTCAACTTACACATATTTATCCAAGGTCTATGAAGAGTccagaaaaatatttgaagatatATTGGCCAAAAAATACGTGGATGGAGAATCAAGTGGAATGGTTCATGTAactatatcaattgcaattgaTGCAATTGACAACAACGCGGACACCGTTGTCGGGGCAAAAGGCATAAAGAAGAGATAATGTTCACGTTCTACCAAAAAAACAAGCTAAATCTTGGGTTGAGAAAGCACCTAGGAAGAGAAACAAAAACTTACACTcccaaaaaaagagaaaattaatcaCAAGAAAATGTAGTACAATAGTTATCGGTaagtgtttttctttattttcttatcattgttttaaattttgtttaaccATATCattcatttcacttttcttATATTATGCAGCAACCACTTGactaaaattcaatttctcTCAATTGAACTCAATGTCAAGCTACAATCCAAGGGACACAATGAAGCAAAATTGACACATTGGCATTTCATAACCTttctaagaaaaacaaaaaatgattgcTTTGAATGAAACAATACTATTATAtaacaatacataaaatattacttttaaagtaaaattgaattaataGTGCCTTGAACATATAAAATGATAatgaatctaatttttttaaagatacaatcaaattaaggaaaaaaatttaTGTGCATGATATGCATTGTACAATTATCAGCCACTGTACACTCTAAGACGACTAGTGATCCTGTGTCGACATATTGGACAATGTCTTAACCTTGATCCACAATCTCTGCAAGTCTGCATTCCAAAATATTGTATAACATATTGTTTAATCTTAACAATTATCAGCTTAATTGTTTCATTAATTactctaaaataaaatgaatcaaaataagcTCACCATGTGCCCACATCCAAATGCCAAATCCTTTGCATTCGTCAGACAAACAGGGCAGCAGGCCTACATAATTCCATTGATCACATAAACCATCAAGCAACTTCAATGTTGACAGAAATAATTAGTGAAGATGTTATAGtaacatttgatttgatatataCTTACAGATTGATTTTGGTCATCTGTTGTTGAATTGCTATGTGCAGGCCGAGAGTAAGGTACAGGAGATGGTTTTGGAACTATTCTCTTCGCTCTTCCTGTTACACGTCTGTTATCAATTCATAGACACAAATATGACAACAAAAGTTAATTTCCATAATATCacttgaaagaaaaagttgcaTTGTTATGCCGCACATATCAATGATATCATTAATAGAAGATTTTTTGTAGAATTGTTTAAGGTTTAAGATCGTACCCCAGTTTTTGTAATTCAACACATGCTTTATATTGGAAGGGAATCTCCATGAGAGCGTTAACAGCAAAAGCTGCTTCTTTTTCTGCTGCGCTTGTGTTTTTAGACATTATTTTTGTGAAGTTAACGAACTGCACAAAACCGAAATAATGTGATCAAGCGATGAAAAATAATGATCAGTTATCTTCACTTAAATATAGATCATTAGATTAATTCAACAGCTAGAGAGTTCGGCATAGATTATAGTAATACCGGATACGAATTCAAATAGGTTATTACTTGATACACACATTTTTATGGTTCTATTGTAATACCTGAAAATTGTCAAAATCGCGTGACGGAATTTTGTCATCAAACTTTTCCATGTCTTCCCAAGGTCCATCACCAACTCCAACCAGAACTATAGCAAGTGGATATTTACTGTATCATAAATAAGGAATgaacattaatatatattaagcaCATGAAACTGTTTTGAAATTATTGTAAAATCAgaacaatagaaaaaaaaaaatgcgtcTTATTAGGCcctaaataaataatgaagGAAAATGATATATGTAGCGAAAATTTCACGTGAAATCATCCCCAGCCCATGTATTTCCAACTTTCAAGTGTTTTAATTGGCTAACCATTGACCCCATCCACGCGAAAACGTTAAGTGGTTAAAACTTATTTCGCTATGCAATCATGATACAATTGCTCGCGATGCATAGCACTCCTCAATAAAAAAACGTATGtgcataaaaaaatgtatacctTGCATCAGCAATTGCTTTGATTGTCTTCTTTTCTTGAGGACTGACTTCATTATCTACACCTTTTGTAACCTTAAAATCCAACAAATTAATATAAGTCAGAATCATATGCAAACAGTTGAAGAAATTAACTAAGGTAACATTTTAAATATACCTGACCGTCTGCAATGATAACCAAAACATGAAATTGGCCATGACTTTTCTCGACTATGTCTATGGCAGCCTCAATCACTGGAGCATAAGAAGTTGGTCCTTCACACAAAATCCAATTATATTCCTTCAGTCGTGTATCTTAAACCAGATATTAGTCTTGATTTATCTCAAAGATATATCAAATAATTCTAGATGTGCATCAAAATTTATACACATGATCGAAACGCTATAAACTTCAACACATCCAATTATGATTTTTGTAATACATAGTTTTCAACACAAAAGCGGTTTACACCTAACTTTTACAACATAGTAAAAATGATAGATTGCAATAAGATTATAAGAataacactaccaaaaaaaaaaagtgaagatgaTATAATAATGACCTGAGAGTTTCAAGTTTGGAACTATGTTTTTGTAGCAAGCCAAAACTTCTTCAAATCCATGGCATGGTGAATGATCACTATGAAAGCTGAATACTTCTTGATCATGTGTGGTAGCTGTATATATAATGGTAAAAGTTGAGCCATAACTTGAATtgcaaaaaacattaattacatTCTTTTTACATATTCTACTCTAAGGACACTAGATCTTACCATCACCAAAGCCAAAGCATGGAATCAAGTTGTCTTCATCAAAGGGAGCTAAAGTCTTGCCAACAATTGATATGGCCTTCTCATATGGGTTTGGTGTATCTCCAATTGCATGCAGGCTTTTCTTATTGAATGAGATTTGgccttcaaaaaaaaagggatGCATTGGCTTAATAACGGAAcactttgagaaaaaaaaatatgttcaagCTGAAATTataatcaatgttttaaaaatcgaaCCATGAATTGATGCTATCGATGGTCGggttataattaatttgaagGTTTCAATCAAGGCTTCATCCTTTTTGAGCAGTTTAAAACAGTTGAACCATGACCTCGAGAAATATCGTCGGTTTgatgttgatttgattttaaaaacattgattataaccaaaaccctcaaacCATATTATAAAGCAAGCTTTAGCTCCTAATCATGcctataatttataatatcatTGATGGAATCACTTGACTAAATTTTGTTCATGTATTACAACTTACCAGTCCACTCATTACTCTTTGTAAAATCAATTCCAAGGATGAGATTTGATGACTCTAAACCTTCTTTCCTAAGTGCTACAATAACCTATAAAAAAGgacaatgaaaattaaataaaatcatctaCAAAGTACACATTGCCAATAACATGATAGCTTAAAAGAGTTACAATTCAAATATGATTACTACTTAAAAGATCTAGTtcaattgtgaatttttttttaaataaattggaaGGCCGAACTCATTCCAtatgagaaaaaattattttattttattttttttataaaaaatgataatttttactttattattacATGAGTTGAGATCCCTTCTTTTCCTCAAGAACGATAAATGTAGAGTGTACAAAAGCATCACTGTGTTTGTTTGGCATCCCAACTTTGGCccgaaacaaacaaaaattatatagtgtacactaaaaaaatttattaaaaaaaattaggtaaaCCAAACATATGCCTAGTGATTCTTAATATAGAGtgtccttttaaaaaaagttgttcttACAAATTAAGCAAACAATAACATGCTTCACCATGTCAGAGGCACTAACAATTAATTCCATTAACAAACACTTTCGTTGAATAGTTTAAAATCGTCAAACCCTTTGCTGATAGCTTAATTTGGATCTatatacttttttgtttttatcaaaatgGTAAACTTTTATTATTAGTAAACAGCCTTAACATATAGTAGACGAGTAgaccaaaatattttcatttttttctacttttttagacttctgatttatatatttacatatataaaGTTTCATCTTCAAATTTGCTTTAGACCAACAAATATTGGATCGGCACTAATTTTGATATACAAATTCtgaatcaaattttgttttttctttaaagaacTTCCCTAAAttgtactataaaaaaaaataacactactaaaaattaaaaacaaaacaaagaaagagaatgaagcagcaaaagaaaaaacatgacGGTTAGGTTTTTTTgatggtggtcggggtttgaacccctaACACGACGGTTAGGTTTATGAAGACATGTAAAGTACTCTTACAAATTCTTGATTACTATTTAATAACAGTAACTAGAGAGACAATAATTATAACTTTGATAGGTTACTTTAGCAGAGGGACGGTTAGGTTATTGGTTCAACTATCTTCTCTAACattctaattaattaataattactaatatttgtggttaaataataatagagaaacatatatactccctccgtcttaaattataagcaaaaaaattcattttctttgtcctaaattataagcaaaaaagaccaacttttatcatatttaattatattttttcaaaaaattatcttttccaaaggaaaattaaatgcaaagtgcattcaatttgctctctttttcattttctctataatcaactaccaatgaaaattgtttttacatcttcctataaaacttattttaaagataacacaaaaaactatcTTACAAACTaccatgttttagttttcttaataaatgtgattttttttttttttttgcttataatataggacggagggagtacctgTTCAAGAGTTGTGAAGTTATCTTGAATCAAATCATACTTCTTGAGAGGTTTCTTGGTGTTTGAACTTTGTCCAGAAATAACTTGTCGTGGTAGTGGTAATGGGACAGGTTTGTGAATTGGAAAATTAGATGAAGAGATTCTTTCATCTCTTCCTTTAGGATCATTCCTAGTATCTTGATGCTCATGCTTTTTGTTTTTACCTAAGAGGTTACCCATAGCATCAATTCAACTAGCGTTTCTCTACATATTGAAAGAGAGATGTATATATATACACGTAATGGTAGAAACGAAATACAAACGAAGGTGCAACCCGTGTGTTTCCTAGAAAATCATGTTAACAAAAAAGGGGTGAAttttaaaacgaaaaaaaataaattataattgctAATTACTATATTGGTATTAGATTCTATTCTTATTGGCATTGGGGCTTTATTTTGCTTTTTAGCTTTGTAAAATATTTAGtgtttaagtttttattttattttattttttgacataaagaagcttataactttttattatttatcaaaGTAGTTATACAATGTGGAATAATATATGTGGAATAAttgtcctcgtgaacttagttcagttggtagagacaatgcataatatatgcaaggtctgcggttcaaactccggccaccacaaaaaaaaaaaagtagttgtaAAATGTGGAATGTTATGATGAACTTCGAAACTAGCATGATTTAGTGCTCCCTAGCTAAACTATGGGCGGCTCTATTGGCTTGTCTTCTAATGAACTTCAAATCAGAGTTCACTAAATCAATCATCAACAAGTGTCTACAATCACGAATTATAGCCATAAAATCATAGACAATGTCCCCTTGGTAGATACTATCTGCCACAACTTTGGAATCAATCGTCTAAGACTCTTGGTCTGCTTTTGTTCATGGCAGGCAAAATTTAGATGGTATTTTAATAGTTAATGAGATGGTTAACAAGGCTCGTCGTTTGAAAAAAGAGTTGttacttttcaaaatagactTTGAAAAGGCTTTTAACTCTGTTGACTGGCAATACTTAAATGTTGTTATGCACAAGATGAATGTTCCCAAGTTATGGCGTAAATGGATTATGGAATATGTATCACTACAACTTCCACTTCTATCCCAGTAAATGGAAGTCCAACAGATGAGTTCCAATTTGAACGACGACTTCGCCAAGGTGAATCCTTTTCCCCGTTTCTGTTCTTAATTACAGCGGAAGTCCTCAATGTTATGATGAATGCTCTTGTCAATGTTTGCTTTTTCTTCAACTATCAGGTGGGTCGAACTGATATTGTTCGTATTTCTCGTTTGCAATTCGTTGACGATACTTTACTTGTTGGAAACAAAAGTTGAGAAAATATTCGGTCTTTAAAGGCCTTACTTCTGCTTTTGGAGGTGGCTTCAGGCCTTAAGGTCAGTTTTCATAAAAGCATGCTTGTAGATGGTAATGTTCTGAACAGTTGGTTAAATAAGGATTCTATAGTTATGAATAGCAAAATTGGTCATCTTCTGTTCATGTACCTAGGTCTTCCAATTGGAGGTGACTACCGAAAGCTCAATTTATGAAAACCTTTGGTTGAGAAGGTTAATTCAAGACTGTCTGGATGGAAGAGTCACAATTTATCTTTAGGTGGTCGTTTAGTTCTTCTGAAGTTTTTTCTATCCTATCTCCCGGTTTAATTCACTTcccttgaatctatttttaattgtttttttttaagtaggaTGGAGGTCTATGGGTCAAGATTCAAGAAGATTAGGGAGTTTAAATTTTCTTTACTACacaaatggtgttggaggttgagGCAGGAAAAACGTTGTCTGTGGTATAGTGTTTTAGCATCGCGTTTGTAAAGGGTGGATCTCTAGGCGATGGGGGGAGAATAGCTTCGGTGTGGTGGAATGATTTTCTTACCATTCAGAGAGGTGATGGTCAGGGGGTTGGTTATTGCTTTACCGATCATATTCGGTGTGAGGTTGGGGATGGAGtgaaaactttattttagtgGGATCCTTGGTTGGAAGAaggaattttaaaggataaatttaATCGCCTTTTTTATCTTTCTGATAACAAATTGACAACTGAGGCAGACATGTTTTTGTTAGGATGTGGGGATGGAGGAGAGGCTTGGAAATGTTGTAGGAGATTGTTGGCTTGGGAGGAAGAATTGGGGAGGGAATGTTGTGAGCTTTTATTACCGATTGTTTTGCACGCTGATATGAATGAAAGATGGATTTGACAACTTCATGCCTCTTCAAAATACAATGTTACTAGTgtttacaattttttgacaTCAAGGGATTAACCTCCAAACAATGATGACAATTCTATTATTTGGCACAAGAGGTTCCTCTAAAGG
Proteins encoded in this window:
- the LOC25486891 gene encoding RNA polymerase II C-terminal domain phosphatase-like 4, giving the protein MSDDETEFPDSTDSSGSTDELIEKLEDELDDDGSDNSSSDEEAESQDSRIKRLKSDSTSETKASTSAGTAEQKLDGCMHPGSFGGICIHCGQKVDGESGVSFGYIHKGLKLDDKEISRVRSRDVKNLLNRRKLCLVLDLDHTLLNTTSLHRLSPEEMHLKTHTDSLEDISKGSLFMLEHVQVMTKLRPFVRTFLKEASEMFEMYIYTMGDRRYSLEMARLLDPQGEYFKDKVISRDDGTQKNVKDLDLVLGTENSILILDDKEEVWPKYRDNLILMERYHFFNSSCQDFGLQCKSLAALNIDENETDGALAKILEVLRQINYKFFDELQGDLVDRDVRQVLSSFRGEVLRGCVIVFSLNFRGDLRILRRIAERLGATCLKKLDPTVTHVIGTDFVTKESRWAVQEKKFLVNRRWLEAANFFLQKQPEENFLCQNTLVSGN
- the LOC25486892 gene encoding E3 ubiquitin-protein ligase RGLG4; its protein translation is MGNLLGKNKKHEHQDTRNDPKGRDERISSSNFPIHKPVPLPLPRQVISGQSSNTKKPLKKYDLIQDNFTTLEQVIVALRKEGLESSNLILGIDFTKSNEWTGQISFNKKSLHAIGDTPNPYEKAISIVGKTLAPFDEDNLIPCFGFGDATTHDQEVFSFHSDHSPCHGFEEVLACYKNIVPNLKLSGPTSYAPVIEAAIDIVEKSHGQFHVLVIIADGQVTKGVDNEVSPQEKKTIKAIADASKYPLAIVLVGVGDGPWEDMEKFDDKIPSRDFDNFQFVNFTKIMSKNTSAAEKEAAFAVNALMEIPFQYKACVELQKLGRVTGRAKRIVPKPSPVPYSRPAHSNSTTDDQNQSACCPVCLTNAKDLAFGCGHMTCRDCGSRLRHCPICRHRITSRLRVYSG